The following are encoded together in the Equus przewalskii isolate Varuska chromosome 14, EquPr2, whole genome shotgun sequence genome:
- the ADI1 gene encoding acireductone dioxygenase isoform X2, whose amino-acid sequence MHFIATEGKLDADKYENDPELEKIRKERNYSWMDIITICKDKLPNYEEKIKIFYEEHLHLDDEVRYILEGSGYFDVRDKEDKWIRIFMEKGDLITLPAGIYHRFTLDEKNYVKAMRLFVGEPVWTAYNRPADHFEARGQYVKFLAQSA is encoded by the exons ATGCATTTTATTGCAACAGAAGGCAAA CTGGATGCCGACAAGTATGAGAATGATCCAGAATTAGAAAAGATCCGAAAAGAGAGAAACTACTCCTGGATGGATATCATAACCATATGCAAAGATAAACTGCCAAATTATGAAGAAAAG ATTAAGATCTTCTACGAGGAGCACTTGCACCTGGACGATGAGGTCCGCTACATCCTGGAGGGCAGCGGCTACTTTGATGTCAGAGATAAAGAGGACAAGTGGATCCGGATTTTCATGGAGAAAGGAGACCTGATAACTCTGCCTGCAGGCATTTATCACCGCTTCACGCTGGATGAGAAG AACTACGTCAAGGCCATGCGGCTGTTTGTGGGAGAACCGGTGTGGACGGCGTATAACCGGCCGGCTGACCACTTCGAGGCCCGAGGCCAGTACGTGAAGTTTTTGGCGCAGTCAGCCTAG